The sequence ATTACTTCAGACATTTAGCTGACACTCTTCCAGAGTGTTCTGCAGTGTCAGTGGCTAAATTAAAGCTCAGACAGCAATAAAActatattaaatatttacatgtatatatatattgatatgGTGTAAACTTTGTCATGATATACTCTCCatatctttatattttattgacaTACAAATCCCATTCATATTCATACCCAGGTATACATTAGAAATCTACTGTCAAAATGTTTATACATACATTATTTCATCTGTGCAAGCAGTGAGCCCCCAAACGTGATGGTCATGGAATTAGGATTGGCCCAAGATTTACCACTGTTGTGGGTGACATACACCACAGATCCTCTGCGGAGGAAGGTCATGTACATGGACAAGCTACCGACACTGGAGGAGCGGGAGATGCGAGTCTGAGAGACGGCGACCCAGTAACCGTTGACCACGAGCCACAGGTCAGTCTTAAGGTTGGTATTGGCTGTttgggaggagaagaagaactgGTAGACTCCGTTGACCGGAGCCTTGAACACCCCGGTTGTCCTGCGGAAGGCCCGGCCAACGTTCACCAGCACCTTGCTGTACTTGATTCTGTTCACTTTGCCTGAGAGTTGGGCAGGATAAGATGCAAAGAAGTGGACCTTTTTGGAAAGCCCTGAAAGAAGGAGAGATTTTAGTATTACTACTATGAGTTGAAAAATGAAAGACCTTCTGGTAAAAGGCTCATTTTTGACTCCCAGTGTAAACCAGGCTTTAGGAGACAGAAGGTAACTtacttcttctctttgtcttaCACCTCCAGTTTATCTTATCTCGGCTCACACAGGACTGGTTTCTTCTGCACCGCCCACATATAAGAGTGTTGATATCTGAGAATGGACGGATAACATCATTCAGACATCAGACACACTGTACCCAAACCTGCAAAAGGACAAGCAGCGTTTGATGTTTTCAGATTGTAGCAGTGAAACACTGCTCGAAGATCTCTCCAgttcaagaagaagaaaaactatttCACAACTTTTCATCTTGCCTCAATCAGAAAACTACTTGTCTGAAATCTGAATACCCTCTGCAATGTTTAATATAAATTCTCAACCAGATCCCCGAAGAAGTGGTTTCATGAACTGACCACTATTGATCTTATGCTACAAATGCTCTTTTGTAAAAATTATCACATGTAGGATCTAATACATTTGTAGAACAAGaacatttatgtttttcaaTAACTTAACAATTAAgcattgtgtttttactgtctgAAAACTTGGTTTCCACCATATTAAAAGACACCTGTTGAAAGAATAACATAGTAACATGaatttttaagactttttttgttgaatttctGGCAGCAAAACTTTtccaaaaatgtacaaatgtacaatTTGGGAATGAGATCATCCTCATATGTTACCTGCACAGTAAGCCAGATTACAGGATGTGGGCGGAGTGAACTTGTAGACGTAGTAGTTGCCTCGACATTTCTTGACCTGGATCGGGGTGGATCGGAAAGCACAGCAGTTCTTCTTCCAGTGGCCGCAGATTCTGCGGGTGACAATGCCATCCCTCCTCTTCGGGTGAGACCCCACCAGCCACAGTGGGGATTGAGTGCCGCATTTGTTCACAGCGACGCACCTCTCAGGCATCTGAATACTCTTACCTTTATAGAAGAGGCGGTACCAGCCttccattggaaaaaaaaaatgataaatgagaTAATCATCAATGTTATCATTTATAAAGACAATGCATTTAAACAGGAAACCAAGTAACCTTTCCATTTGATGTTGCGGTCACAATTCTTAGACTTAGTGGTGCTGCTGGTGGCACGCCAAGCATCATCTAGGACTGTGTAGTGAAAGCAGGGGTCACCCCGTCTCCTGGAGTCTTCCTCAGAGAAATCCAagtcgtcctcctcctcatcattaGCACCATAAGTAAGAACGTTTGTTGCTGCGTAACAAGAGagatttgtattattttactgtctctGACTCCTCCAACATTAGGTCAGCAGAGCACAGCAGACTGCTGCACAAACAGAATGAAGAATGAATGTtgtcagtcattttattttatgtaaagaATGTTGTTATTTTATTGACTGACCGACTTTCCTCTGAGCCCGTTCCCAGTAGTTTGCTGAATGCATCTatgaaaaacatgtcacattcAGGAACTGATGTACAGCATGGACACATGTGGAGGGAAAATCATATAGAGACTACCTGAGTCAGAGCATTCTGCTGCTTCTGAAGTGTTGCTTGTTCACACTTCAGACTCTCCACCTCCTGTAACACAGCATAGAGAGTGCTTTAAATGCCCATCAGACGTCCAAaatgatgtcttcaaatgtcttgttttgtccgaccaaacacaaaacaactcaaCAACTAAAGGTTGCTGATTCGTTTATCTGATTACTCTACTTTACTATATCACATCACCTTGAGCACAGCAGCGAGTTGAACACCAGCAGGTTGATTTTCCATGCTCCAAAGCTTCAGCtcagtctggaaaaaaaaagaaaatgtgtcgAGCAAAACTGGAGTTTGTCACATGACTTTGTGAGTAATTGGTTTTAATATAATGTAATGTTCTATTCTCTTTATAAGCTCAGTGTGACAAAAGCTCAGCACAGTTCTGTCTGAGCCTGAACAACATctgggaaaaggaaaaacttttgTTGCATAAtgtatgaattttattttccatctgcCTTTTAGCTTTGTAACATCAGTGAACAAAGCTCATACTCACAGAATTTGTGTTCCCTGAGCAGCCAAATGCACAAGATGACAGCGTTACAAACACAGCCACCGCTAAGACAACCATCTGGGGACAACAGCAGTTGCACAATAGTTATGTAAAAGCTGACAATTATATGGTTTCTCACTTACTCACTGTATAATCAAGTGGAATTACTGTATCAatatctgttgtttttgtttgtttgcttgagAAACATACAACTTGATTGATAATGTTATTAGATAatatgcaatttccccactgagggactaataaaggatttcttattcttattataaTGTTACTAAAAAAGGAGCAAGAAAAATGAGAATCTAAAGGAATATGGAATAAATTTATGTTACATGACAGGAACCAATTTGATTTAATCGATCAGTCAATCTGATCAATAATGTTTGTTATTTGAAGTGAACGTGCAGAACataacagaaacatgtccatgcgtaaaataatgtcaaatattattatttgcaggACACAGCAAAAAGCAACAACACTAGAGGACAATTATATATAACATAATATAATTCTACATAAGAAATGTACCTTAATATCTATGCAGGCACCAGCTTGTTGGTGTGTGATGAGTGTGATCAGAAAGAGGCCATGTGTGcactgaaagaataaaaaatcattaaatcaatAATGATTAGCACGTAGAAATGTAAGTgcacatttcacaaaaaaaaaatctcttacctCTTCATGTCAGCATGGTGAGAAACTCAGCCACTGCTCGAACATGACCTTATATACTCAACAGCAGGTGATGCAGTAATGCA comes from Toxotes jaculatrix isolate fToxJac2 chromosome 21, fToxJac2.pri, whole genome shotgun sequence and encodes:
- the LOC121200944 gene encoding uncharacterized protein LOC121200944, translated to MVVLAVAVFVTLSSCAFGCSGNTNSTELKLWSMENQPAGVQLAAVLKEVESLKCEQATLQKQQNALTQMHSANYWERAQRKVATNVLTYGANDEEEDDLDFSEEDSRRRGDPCFHYTVLDDAWRATSSTTKSKNCDRNIKWKGWYRLFYKGKSIQMPERCVAVNKCGTQSPLWLVGSHPKRRDGIVTRRICGHWKKNCCAFRSTPIQVKKCRGNYYVYKFTPPTSCNLAYCADINTLICGRCRRNQSCVSRDKINWRCKTKRRRLSKKVHFFASYPAQLSGKVNRIKYSKVLVNVGRAFRRTTGVFKAPVNGVYQFFFSSQTANTNLKTDLWLVVNGYWVAVSQTRISRSSSVGSLSMYMTFLRRGSVVYVTHNSGKSWANPNSMTITFGGSLLAQMK